The following proteins are co-located in the Castor canadensis chromosome 5, mCasCan1.hap1v2, whole genome shotgun sequence genome:
- the Eef1a2 gene encoding elongation factor 1-alpha 2, with protein sequence MGKEKTHINIVVIGHVDSGKSTTTGHLIYKCGGIDKRTIEKFEKEAAEMGKGSFKYAWVLDKLKAERERGITIDISLWKFETTKYYITIIDAPGHRDFIKNMITGTSQADCAVLIVAAGVGEFEAGISKNGQTREHALLAYTLGVKQLIVGVNKMDSTEPAYSEKRYDEIVKEVSAYIKKIGYNPATVPFVPISGWHGDNMLEPSPNMPWFKGWKVERKEGNASGVSLLEALDTILPPTRPTDKPLRLPLQDVYKIGGIGTVPVGRVETGILRPGMVVTFAPVNITTEVKSVEMHHEALSEALPGDNVGFNVKNVSVKDIRRGNVCGDSKSDPPQEAAQFTSQVIILNHPGQISAGYSPVIDCHTAHIACKFAELKEKIDRRSGKKLEDNPKSLKSGDAAIVEMVPGKPMCVESFSQYPPLGRFAVRDMRQTVAVGVIKNVEKKSGGAGKVTKSAQKAQKAGK encoded by the exons ATGGGAAAGGAGAAAACACACATCAACATCGTGGTCATTGGCCACGTGGACTCAGGCAAGTCCACCACAACTGGCCACCTTATCTACAAGTGCGGGGGCATCGACAAGAGGACCATTGAGAAGTTTGAGAAGGAAGCAGCTGAG ATGGGGAAGGGTTCCTTCAAATACGCCTGGGTGCTGGACAAACTGAAGGCAGAGCGGGAGCGTGGTATCACCATTGACATCTCCCTCTGGAAGTTTGAGACCACCAAATACTACATCACCATCATCGACGCCCCCGGCCACCGGGATTTCATCAAGAACATGATCACTGGCACGTCCCAG GCGGACTGCGCGGTGCTGATTGTGGCTGCAGGCGTGGGTGAGTTTGAAGCTGGCATCTCCAAGAACGGGCAGACCCGGGAACATGCACTGCTGGCTTACACTCTGGGGGTGAAGCAACTCATTGTGGGCGTCAACAAGATGGACTCCACAGAGCCAGCCTACAGCGAGAAGCGTTACGATGAGATTGTGAAGGAGGTCAGCGCCTACATCAAGAAGATTGGCTACAACCCAGCCACGGTGCCCTTCGTACCTATCTCAGGCTGGCATGGCGACAACATGTTGGAGCCTTCGCCCAAT ATGCCATGGTTCAAGGGCTGGAAAGTGGAGCGCAAGGAAGGGAATGCAAGTGGCGTGTCCCTGCTTGAGGCTCTGGACACGATCCTCCCCCCGACTCGCCCCACAGACAAGCCCCTGCGCCTGCCACTGCAGGATGTGTACAAGATCGGGG GCATCGGCACAGTCCCCGTGGGCCGAGTGGAGACAGGCATCCTTCGGCCGGGCATGGTGGTGACCTTCGCACCGGTGAACATCACCACAGAGGTGAAGTCGGTGGAAATGCACCACGAGGCACTCAGTGAGGCCTTGCCTGGCGACAATGTTGGTTTCAACGTGAAGAACGTGTCTGTGAAAGACATCCGCCGGGGGAATGTGTGCGGGGACAGCAAGTCTGATCCACCCCAGGAGGCGGCCCAGTTCACCTCCCAG GTTATCATCTTGAACCACCCTGGGCAGATCAGTGCCGGCTACTCCCCGGTTATTGATTGCCACACGGCCCATATCGCTTGCAAATTTGCTGAGCTGAAGGAGAAGATTGACCGGCGTTCCGGAAAGAAACTGGAGGACAACCCCAAGTCCCTGAAGTCGGGCGATGCAGCCATTGTGGAGATGGTCCCCGGGAAGCCCATGTGTGTGGAGAGCTTCTCCCAGTACCCGCCTCTTG GCCGCTTTGCCGTGCGCGACATGCGGCAGACGGTGGCCGTGGGCGTCATCAAGAACGTGGAGAAGAAGAGCGGCGGCGCCGGCAAGGTCACCAAGTCCGCGCAGAAGGCGCAGAAGGCGGGCAAGTGA